One segment of Pseudomonas sp. FP2196 DNA contains the following:
- a CDS encoding cobalt-precorrin-6A reductase, with protein sequence MKRILLLGGVTEALAIARKLGPEHIYSLAGVGRVPTDLTCQVRVGGYGGAEGLAQFIRDEGIDLLFDATHPYAAQISANAAIAAPLAGIPCWALRRPAWQPQPGDDWREVSDWAELMTALKSFRHPLFTLGREPLQHLDEIPADQFWTLRALDVYPGNERCEVIAARGPFLLEDERALFERRQIDVLISKNSGSTATEPKLEVARERGVPVLVLKRPGLPGVDREFGSVEEVIAALTTGC encoded by the coding sequence ATGAAGCGGATTCTGCTGCTTGGCGGCGTGACTGAAGCGCTGGCCATCGCCCGTAAGCTGGGGCCTGAGCACATTTACAGTCTGGCCGGGGTGGGTCGGGTGCCGACGGATCTGACCTGTCAGGTGCGCGTCGGTGGTTACGGTGGTGCCGAAGGTCTGGCGCAATTCATCCGTGACGAAGGCATCGACCTGCTGTTCGACGCCACCCATCCCTACGCCGCGCAAATCAGCGCCAACGCCGCTATCGCCGCGCCACTCGCCGGCATTCCCTGCTGGGCCCTGCGCCGCCCAGCCTGGCAGCCGCAACCCGGCGATGACTGGCGCGAAGTCAGCGACTGGGCTGAGTTGATGACAGCCCTCAAATCGTTCCGCCACCCCTTGTTCACCCTGGGCCGCGAGCCACTGCAACACCTCGACGAAATCCCTGCGGATCAATTCTGGACGTTGCGCGCCCTCGACGTTTATCCCGGCAACGAACGTTGCGAAGTCATCGCCGCTCGCGGGCCGTTCCTGCTGGAGGATGAACGCGCGTTATTCGAGCGGCGGCAGATCGATGTGCTGATCAGCAAGAACAGCGGCAGCACCGCGACCGAGCCGAAGCTGGAAGTGGCGCGCGAGCGTGGGGTGCCGGTGCTGGTGTTGAAGCGACCGGGCTTGCCGGGGGTTGATCGGGAGTTTGGATCAGTTGAGGAAGTCATCGCCGCCCTCACGACTGGTTGTTAA
- a CDS encoding cobalt-precorrin-5B (C(1))-methyltransferase, with amino-acid sequence MRDETAEQPAPLRSGLTTGSCATATSLAAARLLLGGISADAVQIVLPKGKQVQMRLEFCRLTDDGAEAGTIKDAGDDPDVTHGALLYSRVRLMAEPGIRFNAGIGVGTVTRPGLVLGVGEPAINPVPRKMISDHLSLLAAETGYAGGFDVTVNVEGGEALALKTMNPRLGILGGLSILGTSGIVRPFSCAAYIASIHQGIDVAKTNGYLHIAACTGNASEDTMRRVYDLPEIALIEMGDFVGAVLKHLRKVPVDKLSLCGGFGKISKLAAGHMDLHSRHSSIDLPQLAEWAAAIGADEALQQNIREANTSQQALAMASAAGIALGDEVCRHALNFARSVVPAQVQVEVYAIDRQGGIVGHAGGFA; translated from the coding sequence ATGCGTGACGAAACCGCCGAACAACCCGCCCCCCTGCGCAGCGGCCTGACCACCGGCAGCTGCGCCACCGCCACCAGCCTCGCCGCTGCCCGCCTGTTGCTCGGCGGCATCTCGGCCGACGCGGTGCAGATCGTCTTGCCCAAAGGCAAACAGGTGCAGATGCGTCTGGAGTTCTGCCGCCTGACCGACGACGGCGCCGAAGCCGGAACCATCAAGGACGCCGGCGACGACCCGGACGTGACCCACGGTGCACTCCTCTATTCGCGAGTGCGGCTGATGGCAGAGCCGGGGATTCGCTTTAATGCCGGCATCGGCGTTGGCACCGTGACCCGGCCGGGTTTGGTGCTCGGTGTCGGCGAGCCGGCGATCAATCCGGTGCCACGCAAGATGATCAGCGATCACCTGAGCCTGCTCGCCGCCGAGACCGGTTATGCCGGCGGCTTCGACGTCACGGTCAATGTCGAGGGCGGCGAGGCACTGGCATTGAAAACCATGAACCCGCGCCTGGGCATTCTCGGCGGTCTGTCGATCCTCGGCACCAGCGGCATCGTCCGGCCGTTTTCCTGCGCGGCGTACATCGCGTCGATCCATCAGGGCATCGACGTCGCCAAGACCAACGGCTATCTGCACATTGCCGCCTGCACCGGCAACGCCAGCGAAGACACCATGCGCCGGGTCTACGACCTGCCGGAAATCGCCTTGATCGAAATGGGCGACTTCGTCGGCGCGGTGCTCAAGCATCTGCGCAAAGTGCCGGTGGATAAACTCAGCCTGTGCGGTGGTTTCGGCAAGATCAGCAAACTGGCGGCCGGGCACATGGATCTGCACTCGCGCCATTCCAGCATCGACTTGCCGCAATTGGCCGAATGGGCCGCTGCAATTGGCGCTGACGAGGCTTTGCAGCAGAACATCCGTGAGGCGAACACCAGTCAACAGGCACTCGCAATGGCCAGTGCCGCGGGAATCGCGCTGGGCGATGAAGTGTGTCGTCATGCCTTGAATTTCGCCCGCAGCGTGGTGCCGGCACAGGTGCAGGTCGAGGTGTATGCGATTGATCGCCAGGGCGGCATAGTCGGCCATGCCGGGGGTTTTGCATGA
- the cbiE gene encoding precorrin-6y C5,15-methyltransferase (decarboxylating) subunit CbiE, with amino-acid sequence MSPWLTVVGIGEDGFKGLGKNARRALMSASRIVGGQRQLDLLPVCIRGERQLWPSPFTLAPVLEQRGEAVCVLASGDPMFYGVGASLARQVPSDEMLILPAPSSCSLAAARLGWPMQEVVTLSLVARPLAALNAQLFSGVRLLVLSNDGQSPAAVAQLLRERGFGPSRLSVLEHLGGSAERRVDGTANDWNTPAIADLNVIAIECLADLSAPRLSRLAGLADSAFQHDGQLTKRDVRAITLARLAPTPGELLWDVGAGSGSIGIEWMRAHPSCRALAVEADDSRQQLIEHNRDALGVPGLQLIRGRAPQALAGLERPDAIFIGGGVTREGVFETCWEQLKPGGRLVANAVTLQSEITLMNWRERYGGELTRIHIAQAQPLGEFDTWRQALPITLLDLVKPLDA; translated from the coding sequence ATGTCACCCTGGCTGACGGTTGTGGGAATCGGTGAAGACGGCTTCAAGGGCCTGGGCAAAAATGCCCGGCGTGCCCTGATGAGCGCCTCGCGGATCGTCGGCGGCCAGCGTCAACTGGACCTGTTGCCGGTGTGTATTCGCGGCGAACGGCAGTTGTGGCCGAGCCCGTTTACCCTTGCTCCGGTGCTGGAGCAGCGCGGTGAAGCGGTCTGCGTATTGGCCAGCGGTGACCCGATGTTCTACGGCGTTGGCGCCAGCCTGGCGCGACAGGTGCCCAGCGACGAGATGCTGATCCTGCCAGCGCCTTCCTCCTGCTCGCTCGCCGCCGCCCGCCTCGGCTGGCCGATGCAGGAGGTGGTGACGTTGTCGTTGGTGGCCCGTCCGCTGGCCGCTTTGAATGCACAATTGTTCAGCGGCGTGCGCCTGTTAGTGCTGAGCAATGACGGACAAAGTCCGGCGGCGGTTGCTCAATTGCTTCGTGAGCGTGGTTTTGGTCCGAGCCGCCTGAGCGTGCTGGAGCATCTGGGCGGCAGCGCCGAACGCCGTGTCGACGGTACTGCCAATGACTGGAATACCCCGGCGATTGCCGATCTGAATGTGATCGCCATTGAATGTCTCGCTGACTTGAGCGCGCCTCGCCTGTCGCGATTGGCGGGCCTTGCGGACAGCGCTTTCCAACATGACGGCCAACTGACCAAACGCGATGTGCGCGCCATCACCCTCGCCCGCCTCGCCCCGACACCCGGCGAGTTGCTGTGGGACGTCGGCGCTGGCAGCGGCTCGATCGGCATCGAATGGATGCGCGCGCATCCGAGTTGCCGTGCATTGGCCGTCGAAGCCGACGACAGTCGCCAACAATTGATCGAGCACAACCGCGATGCGCTGGGCGTGCCCGGGCTGCAATTGATCCGTGGGCGCGCGCCGCAGGCACTTGCCGGACTGGAACGCCCGGACGCGATTTTCATCGGCGGCGGTGTGACCCGCGAAGGCGTCTTCGAGACCTGCTGGGAGCAACTCAAACCCGGCGGCCGACTGGTCGCCAACGCCGTGACTCTGCAAAGCGAGATCACCCTGATGAACTGGCGCGAACGCTACGGCGGTGAATTGACGCGCATCCATATCGCCCAGGCGCAACCACTGGGCGAGTTCGACACCTGGCGTCAGGCGCTGCCGATCACCCTGCTCGATCTGGTCAAACCTCTCGATGCGTGA